The following proteins are co-located in the Thermus thermophilus HB8 genome:
- a CDS encoding homoisocitrate dehydrogenase: protein MAYRICLIEGDGIGHEVIPAARRVLEATGLPLEFVEAEAGWETFERRGTSVPEETVEKILSCHATLFGAATSPTRKVPGFFGAIRYLRRRLDLYANVRPAKSRPVPGSRPGVDLVIVRENTEGLYVEQERRYLDVAIADAVISKKASERIGRAALRIAEGRPRKTLHIAHKANVLPLTQGLFLDTVKEVAKDFPLVNVQDIIVDNCAMQLVMRPERFDVIVTTNLLGDILSDLAAGLVGGLGLAPSGNIGDTTAVFEPVHGSAPDIAGKGIANPTAAILSAAMMLDYLGEKEAAKRVEKAVDLVLERGPRTPDLGGDATTEAFTEAVVEALKSL, encoded by the coding sequence ATGGCGTACCGGATCTGCTTGATTGAGGGCGACGGCATCGGGCACGAGGTCATCCCCGCGGCGCGGAGGGTGCTGGAGGCCACCGGCCTCCCCCTGGAGTTCGTGGAGGCGGAGGCGGGCTGGGAGACCTTTGAGAGAAGAGGGACCTCCGTCCCCGAGGAGACGGTGGAGAAGATCCTGTCCTGCCACGCCACCCTCTTCGGGGCCGCCACCAGCCCCACCCGTAAAGTGCCGGGCTTCTTCGGGGCGATCCGCTACCTCAGGCGCAGGCTGGACCTCTACGCCAACGTCCGCCCCGCCAAGAGCCGCCCCGTCCCGGGAAGCCGCCCCGGCGTGGACCTGGTCATCGTCCGGGAGAACACCGAAGGGCTTTACGTGGAGCAGGAAAGGCGCTACCTGGACGTGGCCATCGCCGACGCCGTCATCTCCAAGAAGGCCAGCGAGCGCATCGGCCGGGCCGCCTTAAGGATCGCCGAGGGCCGGCCCCGCAAAACCCTTCACATCGCCCACAAGGCCAACGTCCTCCCCCTCACCCAGGGGCTCTTCCTGGACACGGTCAAGGAGGTGGCCAAGGACTTCCCCCTGGTGAACGTGCAGGACATCATCGTGGACAACTGCGCCATGCAGCTCGTCATGCGTCCCGAGCGCTTTGACGTCATCGTCACCACCAACCTCCTGGGGGACATCCTCTCCGACCTCGCCGCGGGGCTCGTGGGGGGCCTGGGCCTCGCCCCCTCGGGCAACATCGGGGACACCACCGCGGTCTTTGAGCCCGTCCACGGCTCCGCCCCCGACATCGCCGGCAAGGGCATCGCCAACCCCACGGCGGCCATCCTCTCCGCGGCCATGATGCTGGACTACCTGGGGGAGAAGGAGGCGGCCAAGCGGGTGGAGAAGGCGGTGGACCTGGTGCTGGAGCGGGGGCCCAGGACCCCCGACCTGGGCGGGGACGCCACCACGGAAGCCTTCACCGAGGCCGTGGTGGAGGCGCTCAAGAGCCTGTAG
- the pilM gene encoding type IV pilus assembly protein PilM, with protein MFKSLSQLFRPRVEALGLEIGASALKLVEVSGNPPALKALASRPTPPGLLMEGMVAEPAALAQEIKELLLEARTRKRYVVTALSNLAVILRPIQVPKMPLKEMEEAVRWEAERYIPFPIDEVVLDFAPLTPLSEVQEGEQVQVMVAAARQEAVAGVLEALRGAGLVPVVLDVKPFAGLYPLEARLAEEPDRVFLALDIGAESTSLVLLRGDKPLAVRVLTLSGKDFTEAIARSFNLDLLAAEEVKRTYGMATLPTEDEELLLDFDAERERYSPGRIYDAIRPVLVELTQELRRSLEFFRIQLEEASPEVGYLLGGGSKLRGLASLLTDTLGVNFEPVNPWEAVAVDPKRFESEQLQEIGPEFAVALGLALRGVEPLD; from the coding sequence GTGTTCAAAAGCCTTAGCCAGCTCTTCCGACCCAGGGTTGAGGCCCTGGGCTTGGAGATCGGGGCCTCCGCCCTGAAGCTCGTGGAGGTGTCCGGGAACCCCCCTGCCCTCAAGGCCCTGGCCTCCCGCCCCACCCCGCCCGGCCTCCTGATGGAGGGAATGGTGGCCGAGCCCGCCGCGCTGGCCCAGGAGATCAAGGAGCTTCTCCTCGAGGCCCGCACCCGCAAGCGCTACGTGGTCACCGCCCTCTCCAACCTGGCGGTCATCCTCCGCCCCATCCAGGTCCCCAAGATGCCCCTCAAGGAGATGGAGGAGGCGGTGCGCTGGGAGGCGGAGCGCTACATTCCCTTCCCCATTGACGAGGTGGTCCTGGACTTCGCCCCCCTGACCCCCCTCTCCGAGGTGCAGGAGGGGGAGCAGGTCCAGGTGATGGTGGCGGCGGCGCGGCAGGAGGCGGTGGCGGGGGTCCTCGAGGCCCTGAGGGGGGCGGGGCTCGTCCCCGTGGTGCTGGACGTGAAGCCCTTCGCCGGGCTTTACCCTCTGGAGGCCAGGCTTGCGGAGGAGCCCGACCGGGTCTTCCTCGCCCTGGACATCGGGGCCGAGAGCACGAGCCTCGTCCTGCTCCGGGGGGACAAGCCCCTGGCGGTGCGCGTCCTCACCCTCTCGGGCAAGGACTTCACCGAGGCCATCGCCCGAAGCTTCAACCTGGACCTCCTCGCCGCCGAGGAGGTGAAGCGGACCTACGGGATGGCCACCCTCCCCACCGAGGACGAGGAGCTCCTCCTGGACTTTGACGCCGAGCGGGAGCGCTACAGCCCGGGGCGCATCTACGACGCCATCCGCCCGGTGCTGGTGGAGCTCACCCAGGAGCTCCGCCGTAGCCTGGAGTTCTTCCGCATCCAGCTGGAGGAGGCCTCGCCCGAGGTGGGCTACCTCCTGGGCGGGGGGAGCAAGCTCAGGGGGCTCGCCTCCCTCCTCACCGACACCCTGGGGGTGAACTTTGAGCCCGTCAACCCCTGGGAGGCGGTGGCGGTGGACCCCAAGCGCTTTGAGTCGGAGCAACTCCAGGAGATCGGGCCGGAGTTCGCCGTAGCCCTGGGCTTGGCGTTGAGGGGGGTGGAGCCCCTTGATTAG